One region of Fundulus heteroclitus isolate FHET01 unplaced genomic scaffold, MU-UCD_Fhet_4.1 scaffold_793, whole genome shotgun sequence genomic DNA includes:
- the LOC118562017 gene encoding mast cell protease 1A-like produces MIDTGSIICILLLVGLTGASESGIFGGKVSKPHSKPYMASLQQNRVHICGGMLVRKDFVLTAAHCKPDQVVLGAHDISKEEKSQQRIKVAKSYRHPNFKGKFDYDIMLLKLANNATLNKNVRLIELPKKETKKLANLECLTAGWGRTGPKQPISTVLKEAKEKTQSDIDCDNVWKKHFIPQQMICTKFSKKKGGICQGDSGGPLICNNKLQGITAFTADGKCDNPTYPHVFTKIHFFLPWINKIMQK; encoded by the exons ATGATAGACACTGGGAGCATCATTTGCATCTTGTTGCTGGTTGGTCTCACTG GGGCTTCTGAGAGTGGGATTTTTGGAGGCAAAGTTTCAAAGCCCCATTCCAAACCCTACATGGCATCACTCCAGCAGAACAGAGTCCATATATGTGGTGGGATGCTTGTTCGGAAGGACTTTGTGCTAACTGCAGCACACTGCAAACC TGACCAGGTAGTGCTCGGAGCCCATGATATCAGCAAGGAGGAGAAAAGTCAGCAAAGGATCAAAGTGGCAAAGTCCTACAGGCATCCAAATTTCAAAGGAAAATTTGACTATGACATTATGTTGCTTAAG CTGGCAAACAATGccacactgaataaaaatgtccgACTCATAGAGCTGCCGAAAAAAGAGACGAAAAAACTTGCCAACCTTGAGTGTCTTACCGCTGGCTGGGGCAGAACTGGACCAAAGCAACCTATTTCAACTGTTCTGAAAGAAGCGAAAGAAAAGACACAATCGGACATAGACTGTGATAACGTTTGGAAGAAACATTTCATTCCCCAGCAAATGATTTGCACAAAGTTTTCCaagaaaaaaggaggaataTGCCAG gGTGATTCTGGTGGACCTCTTATATGCAATAATAAGCTTCAAGGCATAACTGCTTTCACTGCTGATGGCAAGTGTGACAACCCAACGTACCCACATGTCTTCACTAAAATTCATTTCTTCCTTCCCTGGATCAACAAGATAATGCAGAAATAA
- the LOC105919139 gene encoding mast cell protease 4, with product MASLQIQRQHVCGGMLIRKDYVLTAAHCKDCYQDMTVVLGAHNISKGEKSQQKIGVRKYHVHPQYSSSGGLVYDIMLLKLERKAHLSQYVKTIELPAEDEEILANVYCKVAGWGKTGPQKPPSDVLREAEEKIQFSFECKNIWQENFTSQQMICTKFDRRRGGICQGDSGGPLICNNKVQGIAAFTFKDDCENKTYPHVFTKVHYFLPWIKKVMQD from the exons ATGGCGTCACTCCAGATTCAAAGACAGCATGTATGCGGTGGGATGCTTATCAGGAAGGACTACGTTCTAACCGCAGCACACTGCAAAGA TTGTTACCAAGACATGACGGTCGTACTCGGCGCACATAACATTAGCAAAGGGGAGAAAAGTCAACAAAAGATCGGTGTGAGGAAGTACCACGTTCATCCACAATACAGTTCCAGTGGGGGATTGGTGTATGACATCATGCTACTCAAG TTGGAAAGAAAAGCCCACCTCAGCCAGTATGTAAAGACAATTGAATTACCAGCAGAAGATGAGGAAATTCTTGCCAATGTGTACTGTAAAGTTGCTGGTTGGGGCAAAACTGGACCTCAAAAACCTCCTTCAGATGTTCTGAGGGAGGCCGAAGAGAAGATCCAATTCAGCTTTGAGTGCAAAAATATCTggcaagaaaatttcacttccCAGCAAATGATCTGCACCAAGTTTGACAGAAGGAGGGGAGGAATATGTCAG GGGGATTCCGGTGGACCTCTCATCTGCAACAACAAGGTCCAAGGCATTGCTGCTTTTACTTTTAAAGACGACTGTGAAAACAAAACGTATCCGCATGTTTTCACTAAGGTCCATTACTTTCTGCCGTGGATCAAGAAAGTGATGCAGGACTGA